From a single Lentimicrobiaceae bacterium genomic region:
- a CDS encoding S9 family peptidase encodes MKKLLVTLSIFLALVQISIDSTAQIERKPFTLNDVLTNRVFAASSVDGLKSMNDGAHYTTLSDDYRKIEKFSYKTGESVVHILNLDDFPESKVKMIVDYEFSADENSILIQSNYKPLYRRSFTADYYIYSIPARTFVPLSVNGMQQLATFSPDGKLVAFVRENNIFIADPAKGTEIQITSDGKFNEIINGAPDWVYEEEFEFNKAFSWSSDSQSLAYMKFDERLVKMFNMTMFQGQKPSLDKNALYPSNSEFKYPKAGEDNSVVTVHIYNVASAKTVQADIGTEKDQYIPRIFFTENPSSLAVLRLNRLQNKLEILLSNAQTGQSQVLYTEENKCYIDEGNFDHISFLPDSKHFVLTSEQDGWSHLYLYDMQGNRVKQLTSGSFDVTDYYGFDPVKKLFYYQAAAVSPLQREVYSVNMDGKIKPVSKEKGTNSAEFSRSFRYFINKYSSAGTPPVYTLYDASGKQIRVLESNESLKATLNEYNPSLKEFFTFTTSAGVALNGWVIYPPDFDQTKKYPVLLNQYSGPNSQEVLDSWGFGFDEYIAQKGYIVMCVDPRGTGARGEAFRKVTYMQLGKYETIDQIEVARYAASLPYADAGRIGIWGWSFGGYISSSCMLKGEGVFKTGIAVAPVTNWRYYDNIYTERFMRKPQDNPEGYDQNSPLFFAEKLQGKLLLIHGTADDNVHVQNTLELSERLVQAGKQFDQMLYTNRNHGIYGGNTRMHLFTLIENYLNENL; translated from the coding sequence ATGAAAAAACTTCTTGTTACGCTGTCAATTTTTCTGGCTTTGGTTCAGATTTCAATTGACTCAACGGCTCAAATTGAAAGAAAGCCTTTTACACTGAATGATGTGCTCACCAACCGGGTGTTTGCAGCCTCGTCTGTCGATGGACTGAAATCAATGAATGATGGTGCTCACTACACCACCTTAAGTGACGACTACCGGAAAATTGAGAAATTCAGCTATAAAACCGGCGAAAGTGTGGTCCATATTCTTAATCTGGATGATTTTCCTGAAAGCAAAGTGAAAATGATTGTTGATTATGAATTTAGTGCTGATGAAAACAGCATCCTGATTCAGTCCAATTATAAGCCGCTTTACCGAAGGTCTTTTACTGCCGACTATTATATATATAGCATACCTGCGCGTACATTTGTTCCTTTATCTGTGAATGGTATGCAGCAACTGGCAACTTTTTCGCCTGACGGAAAACTTGTTGCATTTGTCCGTGAGAACAATATTTTTATTGCAGATCCGGCTAAAGGCACGGAAATTCAGATAACCAGTGATGGGAAATTCAATGAAATAATCAACGGGGCCCCTGATTGGGTGTATGAGGAAGAGTTTGAGTTTAACAAGGCCTTTAGCTGGTCGTCAGACAGCCAAAGCCTGGCCTATATGAAATTTGATGAACGTCTCGTAAAGATGTTTAATATGACCATGTTTCAGGGGCAGAAACCATCGCTTGACAAGAATGCTTTGTATCCTTCCAATAGCGAGTTTAAATATCCGAAAGCTGGTGAAGATAATTCAGTAGTAACTGTTCATATTTATAATGTAGCATCAGCAAAAACGGTACAGGCTGATATCGGAACAGAAAAAGACCAGTACATTCCTCGCATTTTCTTTACCGAAAACCCTTCGTCTTTAGCCGTACTAAGGTTAAATCGTTTGCAAAACAAGCTTGAAATTCTTCTGTCAAATGCTCAAACAGGGCAGTCGCAGGTCTTATACACTGAAGAAAACAAATGCTATATTGACGAAGGTAATTTTGACCATATCAGCTTTCTGCCTGACAGCAAACATTTTGTTCTTACAAGTGAACAGGACGGGTGGAGTCATTTGTATTTGTATGATATGCAGGGGAATAGGGTTAAGCAGCTTACATCCGGAAGTTTTGATGTGACTGATTATTATGGATTTGACCCTGTAAAAAAACTGTTTTATTATCAGGCTGCAGCCGTTTCGCCCCTGCAACGCGAAGTTTATTCTGTAAATATGGACGGTAAAATTAAACCGGTATCAAAAGAAAAAGGTACGAATAGTGCCGAATTCAGCCGTTCGTTCCGTTATTTCATAAATAAATACTCCTCTGCTGGCACGCCACCTGTTTATACCTTGTATGATGCATCTGGTAAGCAAATAAGGGTACTTGAGAGTAACGAAAGTTTAAAGGCCACTCTCAATGAATATAATCCATCTTTAAAGGAGTTCTTTACTTTTACCACGTCTGCCGGTGTTGCGCTTAACGGATGGGTGATTTATCCCCCTGATTTTGATCAAACAAAAAAATATCCGGTTCTGCTCAATCAGTATAGCGGGCCTAATTCACAGGAAGTACTTGACTCATGGGGATTTGGCTTTGATGAATATATTGCTCAGAAAGGCTACATTGTTATGTGTGTGGATCCCCGAGGGACAGGAGCCAGGGGCGAAGCCTTCAGGAAGGTTACCTATATGCAATTGGGTAAATATGAGACCATAGATCAGATTGAGGTTGCCCGTTACGCTGCTTCGCTGCCTTATGCTGATGCTGGCCGGATTGGTATCTGGGGCTGGAGCTTTGGCGGATATATAAGCTCATCGTGTATGTTAAAGGGTGAAGGAGTTTTTAAAACCGGTATTGCTGTTGCGCCAGTTACTAACTGGAGATATTATGACAATATATATACTGAGCGTTTTATGCGCAAACCTCAGGACAACCCAGAGGGATACGATCAGAACTCTCCGCTGTTTTTTGCTGAAAAACTGCAGGGCAAATTGCTCCTGATTCATGGTACAGCTGATGACAATGTGCATGTCCAGAATACATTGGAGTTGTCAGAAAGGCTGGTACAGGCTGGTAAGCAGTTTGACCAGATGCTGTACACAAATCGTAACCACGGTATTTACGGAGGCAACACAAGAATGCATCTTTTTACATTAATTGAAAATTATCTGAATGAAAACCTCTGA
- a CDS encoding DUF1624 domain-containing protein: MDKALTNRMILPDVLKGTAVLLMIQVHLMELFATQDIYHSIWGKVSLFLGGPPAAPIFMAVMGYFLAKSSAGTLKMILRGLKLLLYGFLLNIGLNLNLFFHILRGELQVNWLSYVFGVDILFLAGLSIIIIAFLRLIFRDSVFYWLLSAILVAAAVMFIPVSATDYSWLTFLEAYFYKPTWWSYFPVFPWLAYPLAGYCFYLFEKQFIIHEIPSSRVLQAAAALVILFLVFSPYGMAITTDLHAYYHHGISYFLWTLLFMGAWLIAFRILIKHYDSGRIVGYLQWTGRNVTAFYVFQWLIIGNLATVLYQTVNAIELVAWFVGITLSTSILVWLYGQLKGTESRKKLQ; encoded by the coding sequence ATGGATAAAGCCTTGACTAATAGGATGATATTGCCGGATGTGCTGAAGGGTACAGCTGTTTTACTCATGATTCAGGTGCATCTGATGGAGCTGTTTGCCACGCAGGACATTTATCACAGCATTTGGGGTAAAGTCTCACTTTTTTTAGGAGGGCCTCCGGCTGCACCAATATTCATGGCTGTTATGGGGTATTTTCTTGCAAAATCCAGCGCCGGAACACTAAAAATGATTCTTCGCGGACTTAAGTTGTTGTTGTATGGCTTTTTATTGAATATAGGACTTAATCTTAACCTCTTTTTTCATATTCTCAGGGGTGAACTGCAGGTAAATTGGCTATCCTATGTTTTTGGAGTTGATATCTTATTTCTTGCCGGACTCAGCATTATCATCATTGCGTTTTTACGATTGATTTTTCGTGATTCTGTTTTTTACTGGCTCTTATCTGCAATTTTGGTAGCAGCAGCTGTCATGTTTATTCCCGTAAGTGCAACTGATTATAGTTGGTTAACTTTTCTGGAAGCTTATTTTTATAAACCAACCTGGTGGTCATATTTTCCGGTTTTCCCCTGGCTTGCCTATCCCTTAGCGGGATATTGTTTCTATTTGTTCGAAAAACAGTTTATTATTCACGAAATCCCTTCCTCCAGAGTTCTGCAAGCAGCAGCTGCATTGGTAATTCTCTTTTTAGTGTTTTCTCCTTACGGAATGGCGATAACCACTGATTTACATGCCTATTATCATCACGGAATTTCTTATTTTCTGTGGACTTTATTGTTTATGGGAGCCTGGCTTATAGCTTTTAGAATTTTAATTAAACACTATGACTCCGGCCGTATTGTGGGTTATTTGCAATGGACAGGCCGCAATGTAACTGCATTTTACGTGTTTCAATGGCTGATTATTGGGAATCTGGCAACAGTGCTTTATCAAACAGTGAATGCAATTGAACTGGTGGCATGGTTTGTTGGCATTACCTTGTCCACCAGTATATTGGTGTGGTTATACGGGCAACTGAAGGGAACTGAAAGCAGGAAGAAATTACAATAA
- a CDS encoding T9SS type A sorting domain-containing protein produces the protein MKKLFITLLLSMALAIGFSQITPDFSYNYSGTFAKLSSSGNKFYLMDVGLSQCRIYNMNNTLWKTINLSVPSGNYLYDIKYLSEGLFTSDNSLSMAYVYYAYDATNAYYTFNARIIRENGTELLSIPGCQYMEVINMENDGLKLVAYCYDYSVSPYTIQTKVYSLPGTLLATEKTEINSASRLPFPNPAIEYTTISYQLGNGTSTANMIIHDIQGKEIERFTINNNIDHITLPTGNYKSGMYFYTIESGNNKQDSGRFLVK, from the coding sequence ATGAAAAAACTCTTTATTACTTTATTGCTGTCAATGGCTTTAGCAATAGGTTTTAGCCAGATTACGCCTGACTTTTCTTACAATTATTCAGGAACTTTTGCAAAACTCTCCAGTTCAGGAAACAAGTTCTATCTGATGGATGTGGGATTATCGCAATGCAGAATTTACAACATGAATAATACCTTATGGAAAACCATTAACCTTTCTGTACCATCAGGAAACTATCTATATGACATTAAATATCTTTCTGAAGGACTTTTTACCAGTGACAACTCGCTGAGTATGGCTTATGTATATTACGCTTATGACGCCACCAATGCTTATTACACCTTTAATGCCAGAATTATCAGGGAAAACGGCACTGAGCTTCTTTCCATTCCCGGCTGCCAGTACATGGAAGTAATCAACATGGAGAATGATGGCCTGAAACTGGTGGCGTATTGCTATGATTATTCGGTGAGCCCCTATACCATCCAGACAAAAGTATATTCATTGCCCGGCACACTTCTGGCAACTGAAAAAACAGAAATCAATTCAGCGTCCAGACTTCCATTTCCCAATCCGGCGATTGAATATACAACCATTTCATATCAGCTTGGCAACGGAACCAGTACAGCAAACATGATTATTCATGATATACAGGGAAAAGAAATTGAAAGATTTACCATCAATAACAATATAGACCATATTACACTGCCAACAGGCAATTACAAATCAGGGATGTACTTCTACACCATTGAATCAGGGAACAACAAACAAGATTCAGGACGTTTTCTGGTAAAATAA
- a CDS encoding 4Fe-4S binding protein gives MARVVKKNYYRLVLQWLVVLMLAYLVIRPYFDKTYTSDFEAYCPFGGLQAFSSFLANSSLACSMTTTQISMGLALMLGIFIFSKLFCSYICPIGTFTEWLSRLGRKMKLNITISGMADRLLRVVKYAILFITFYYSVSSSELFCKTFDPYYAVFSGFSSDVVLSYAIMALFLAIPGSFFVRQLWCKYFCPLSAASNIFTYGYFFLGITGVYMLLTLVAGISISWIWLLAALCLTGMILETTRLKFLGMPFFKITRNADTCTSCRICDKVCPMAIKISDKPSVEHIDCHLCGDCITQCPEKDTLMINRKKLNWLPAAAVVVLVVSGLVFASFTDIPTINIRWGTSEQISKAGIYRQAGLTSIKCYGSSMSFANHMKELKGVLGVETFVSDHSIKVFYDKSVLTDEEIKKAIFTPVSSIVAPPAQGLSSVAVAEAAIDQFFDPNDAMLLEIRFKQVKGILAFETVFGEPVHALIYFDSRLLNTDKIKQLIEEEKLKWAFEGETYEAETDFKVASIRLKEEAISLSAYLSLKYEPVVLDFNDFESYQPSQLDSLDVPFIDGADPELTDMPWYLLSHLSNEKGVVRFATLFTDNGMVLRLTYSPALTGKEQIMNLLNQPDLHVHMSDGTEKSMPNPYRF, from the coding sequence ATGGCAAGAGTCGTTAAAAAGAATTATTATCGCCTGGTATTACAATGGCTTGTAGTGCTCATGCTGGCTTACCTTGTAATCCGTCCTTATTTTGATAAAACTTATACTTCTGATTTTGAGGCTTATTGTCCGTTTGGCGGATTGCAGGCATTCTCATCTTTTCTGGCCAATAGCTCTCTGGCTTGTTCAATGACTACAACTCAAATTTCAATGGGGCTGGCCTTGATGCTTGGCATTTTTATCTTTAGCAAGCTCTTTTGCAGTTACATTTGCCCGATTGGAACTTTTACAGAATGGCTGAGCCGCCTGGGAAGGAAAATGAAACTGAATATTACAATCAGCGGAATGGCTGATCGTTTGTTGCGGGTGGTTAAGTATGCTATTCTTTTTATTACCTTTTATTATAGTGTGTCGAGCAGCGAGTTGTTTTGCAAAACCTTTGATCCCTATTATGCTGTTTTTTCAGGATTTAGTTCTGATGTGGTACTCAGTTACGCTATTATGGCACTTTTTCTGGCAATACCCGGCTCTTTCTTCGTTCGCCAGTTGTGGTGCAAATATTTTTGCCCGCTCAGCGCGGCATCCAATATTTTTACATACGGCTATTTCTTCCTGGGAATAACGGGCGTTTATATGCTTTTAACGCTTGTAGCCGGAATCTCAATCAGTTGGATATGGCTGTTAGCCGCCTTGTGCCTTACCGGAATGATTCTTGAAACAACCAGGCTTAAATTCCTGGGGATGCCTTTCTTTAAAATAACCCGCAATGCTGATACGTGCACTTCCTGCAGAATTTGCGATAAAGTTTGTCCGATGGCCATTAAAATCTCTGATAAACCTTCGGTTGAGCATATTGATTGTCACCTCTGCGGCGATTGTATAACCCAATGTCCTGAGAAGGATACGTTGATGATTAACCGTAAGAAATTAAACTGGCTGCCGGCCGCAGCTGTGGTTGTTTTAGTAGTGTCAGGCCTTGTTTTTGCATCATTTACCGATATCCCTACCATTAATATCCGGTGGGGGACATCCGAACAGATCAGCAAAGCCGGTATTTATCGCCAGGCAGGTCTTACAAGCATTAAATGCTATGGTAGCTCCATGTCGTTTGCTAATCATATGAAAGAGCTTAAGGGGGTGTTGGGTGTCGAAACATTTGTTTCCGATCATAGCATTAAAGTGTTTTACGACAAATCTGTTCTTACTGATGAGGAAATTAAAAAGGCTATTTTTACGCCGGTAAGTTCAATTGTTGCACCTCCTGCGCAGGGTCTGTCGTCAGTAGCAGTTGCCGAAGCTGCCATCGATCAGTTTTTTGACCCAAATGATGCCATGTTGTTGGAAATTCGCTTCAAACAGGTTAAAGGTATTCTGGCCTTTGAAACTGTTTTTGGAGAACCTGTACATGCTCTCATTTATTTCGACAGCCGGTTGCTTAATACTGATAAAATCAAGCAATTGATTGAAGAGGAAAAGTTGAAATGGGCATTTGAAGGCGAGACCTATGAAGCTGAAACCGATTTTAAAGTGGCTTCTATCCGTCTTAAGGAAGAGGCGATATCCTTGTCAGCATATTTAAGTCTGAAATATGAACCGGTTGTCCTTGATTTTAATGATTTTGAAAGCTATCAGCCATCACAGCTTGATTCACTGGATGTGCCTTTTATTGACGGAGCCGATCCTGAACTGACTGATATGCCCTGGTATTTACTCAGTCATTTGAGCAATGAGAAAGGGGTGGTCAGGTTTGCTACTTTATTTACAGACAATGGAATGGTGTTGAGGTTAACTTATTCTCCTGCACTTACCGGAAAAGAACAGATAATGAATCTGCTCAATCAGCCTGATTTACATGTGCATATGAGTGATGGTACCGAAAAATCAATGCCAAATCCATACAGGTTTTAA
- a CDS encoding endonuclease, translating into MKMINILKATLLLAGITISITGKAQQETKPANEFKIMFYNLENMFDPFDDTLKNDNEYLPSGIRGWTWKKFERKLQNTSKVIISAGGWRPPEIVAMCELENRFCLIQLLKRTPLSRYDYNIIHHESPDARGIDVGLIYRPDRFQVLSHRAIPVIFEGDSVATTRDILYVKGLTNQHDTLHLFVNHWPSKFGGAAATIPRRRDAALCLKRVTDSIAAVNPQALIVITGDFNDQPTDESIAVHLNARYGPADTTGYFLYNLMQEMMGKWDIGSNKFREEWSIIDQFIVSSALLNKKEGLRLSAQKAEIFRAPFLLEDDRSFNGTKPFRTFSGPTYQGGFSDHLPVLLHLQY; encoded by the coding sequence ATGAAAATGATAAATATCCTGAAAGCAACACTGCTATTGGCAGGAATAACGATAAGCATTACAGGAAAAGCCCAGCAGGAAACAAAGCCTGCGAATGAGTTCAAAATCATGTTTTACAATCTTGAAAACATGTTTGACCCGTTTGATGACACGTTAAAAAATGACAATGAATATCTTCCTTCAGGTATCAGAGGCTGGACATGGAAGAAATTTGAGCGTAAACTACAAAACACGTCCAAAGTTATCATTTCCGCGGGCGGCTGGCGTCCGCCTGAAATTGTGGCCATGTGTGAGCTTGAAAACCGCTTTTGCTTGATTCAATTGCTGAAACGAACACCACTCAGCCGCTATGACTATAATATTATCCATCATGAATCACCTGACGCCAGAGGTATTGATGTTGGACTGATATACAGGCCTGATCGCTTTCAAGTGCTCAGCCACAGAGCCATTCCGGTTATTTTTGAAGGTGATTCAGTGGCAACAACCCGCGACATCCTATACGTAAAGGGGCTAACCAATCAACATGATACGCTTCATTTATTTGTAAACCACTGGCCTTCAAAATTCGGAGGAGCCGCAGCTACCATTCCCAGAAGAAGAGATGCCGCACTATGCTTAAAGCGGGTCACCGATTCAATTGCAGCTGTTAACCCACAGGCTTTGATAGTTATCACAGGTGACTTTAATGACCAACCAACAGACGAAAGCATTGCCGTTCATCTCAACGCCCGTTATGGCCCGGCTGACACCACAGGGTACTTTTTGTATAATCTGATGCAGGAAATGATGGGCAAATGGGATATAGGCTCCAACAAATTCAGGGAAGAATGGAGTATAATAGATCAGTTTATTGTATCATCAGCACTACTGAACAAAAAAGAAGGACTTCGCTTGTCAGCCCAAAAAGCAGAAATATTCAGAGCGCCCTTTTTATTGGAAGATGACAGGAGTTTTAATGGCACCAAGCCTTTCAGAACATTCAGCGGCCCCACATACCAGGGCGGCTTTAGTGATCATCTTCCTGTTTTACTTCATTTGCAGTATTGA
- a CDS encoding ComEC/Rec2 family competence protein, with amino-acid sequence MKVWTRFPFIRILLPFIGGILLYSVFQLDSVFLPFWVLAPLPFIGVFLFFRGRLASYHFRWIIGAVINVQLLFTGYYLSFLENEKSHHNHFSEIQVDSQPVYTAVLLEAPQKRANSARLFLSVTRVFLDNKVYHVKGKLLAYVAKDSLVDSLTYGTEIMFSQLPDLVRKPANPGEFNYASYLSVKRVYHQVYLARGSYIITGKGKGNIFKAFALNMRARLLSTMQQYGIQGREYAVAAALLIGYDDMLDANQRREYAGAGVVHILCVSGLHVGVVFLIADYLFYFLRKRKKMVWLRPSLIILVIWTYALITGFAPSVLRASLMFSLITVGKSLNRHAHTYNTLAASAFILLVITPGMIYDLGFQLSYAAVGGIVTFQPHIQKIFAPVHVVSKYFWGLISVSVAAQLVTAPLSVYYFHQFPNYFLLANLIAIPLAGVLIYTGVLFIFFSFIPVLGKIVATLLILQIKILNNTVSFVEGLPGAVSKALYLSPISVIVVYFVVIALFLWYLQKNRRWFMAAIFFCVILAADYAFIAIGRANQQLLMVHSVNRHSAISMVSGDYQWVMCDSGLIVNPQLLNYPTESFRVKAGIRHFNLIDFSATNPHSHMLGKSLVFDHGFFQFGNKRGIVLSPLVNLPEIEKTIRLDYVILTSNYKASLRMLQAYFPGATFIADASNAQWKSKKWAEEASKLRLTYYSVRESGAWVQNLNE; translated from the coding sequence TTGAAAGTCTGGACCCGTTTCCCGTTTATACGCATATTGCTTCCGTTTATCGGGGGCATTTTGCTTTATAGCGTTTTTCAATTAGATAGTGTTTTCCTTCCCTTTTGGGTTTTGGCACCTTTGCCTTTTATTGGTGTTTTTCTTTTTTTTCGTGGGCGGTTAGCATCCTATCATTTCAGATGGATTATTGGAGCGGTGATCAATGTTCAGTTGCTGTTTACTGGGTACTATTTGTCTTTCCTGGAAAATGAAAAGTCTCACCACAATCATTTTTCTGAAATTCAGGTGGACAGTCAGCCTGTATATACTGCAGTTTTACTTGAAGCACCGCAAAAAAGAGCTAACTCAGCCCGGCTTTTTTTATCGGTAACCCGGGTTTTTCTGGATAATAAAGTTTATCATGTAAAAGGCAAATTGCTTGCTTATGTTGCTAAAGACTCATTGGTCGATTCATTGACCTATGGCACTGAAATCATGTTTTCACAGTTGCCTGATTTGGTAAGGAAACCTGCAAATCCGGGCGAATTTAATTATGCCAGTTATCTGAGTGTAAAAAGAGTCTATCATCAGGTATATCTTGCCAGGGGAAGCTATATCATAACGGGCAAGGGGAAAGGTAATATTTTTAAAGCTTTTGCTCTGAATATGCGGGCCCGCTTGCTTAGTACAATGCAGCAATATGGTATTCAGGGGCGCGAATATGCTGTTGCTGCCGCGCTTCTGATAGGATATGATGATATGCTTGATGCCAATCAGCGTCGTGAATATGCTGGAGCAGGAGTCGTACACATTCTTTGTGTTTCAGGTTTGCATGTTGGTGTTGTTTTTCTGATTGCTGATTACCTGTTTTATTTCTTAAGAAAAAGAAAAAAGATGGTTTGGCTTCGGCCTTCTCTGATAATACTGGTTATCTGGACTTATGCTTTAATTACAGGGTTTGCACCTTCTGTACTCAGGGCATCGCTGATGTTTTCACTTATCACAGTTGGCAAATCGCTGAACAGGCATGCACACACTTATAACACACTTGCAGCTTCAGCTTTTATTTTACTTGTTATCACTCCTGGAATGATTTATGATTTGGGATTTCAACTGTCATATGCTGCAGTGGGCGGTATTGTTACATTTCAACCTCATATTCAGAAGATTTTTGCCCCTGTTCACGTGGTTTCAAAATATTTTTGGGGTCTTATCAGTGTTTCAGTGGCAGCTCAATTGGTTACAGCCCCTTTGTCAGTGTATTATTTTCATCAGTTTCCCAATTACTTTCTTTTGGCAAACCTGATTGCCATTCCTTTGGCTGGTGTGTTGATTTATACCGGCGTGCTTTTTATATTTTTTTCCTTTATTCCAGTTTTAGGGAAAATTGTCGCTACTTTGTTGATACTGCAGATTAAAATACTGAATAATACAGTGTCTTTTGTTGAAGGTTTGCCCGGGGCTGTCAGCAAAGCGCTTTATCTTTCACCGATCTCAGTTATTGTTGTTTATTTTGTTGTTATTGCTTTGTTTTTATGGTATTTGCAGAAAAACAGGCGTTGGTTTATGGCTGCAATTTTTTTCTGTGTCATACTGGCCGCTGATTATGCATTTATAGCAATCGGTAGAGCAAATCAGCAATTATTGATGGTTCACAGTGTAAACAGGCATTCAGCCATCAGTATGGTAAGCGGGGATTATCAATGGGTAATGTGTGACTCAGGCTTGATTGTAAATCCCCAACTGCTCAATTATCCCACAGAGTCGTTCAGGGTAAAGGCAGGCATCAGGCATTTTAATCTAATTGATTTTTCGGCAACAAATCCCCATTCCCATATGTTAGGAAAATCATTGGTTTTTGATCATGGATTTTTTCAATTCGGGAATAAAAGAGGCATCGTTTTATCTCCTTTAGTGAATCTGCCGGAAATTGAAAAAACGATAAGACTCGATTATGTGATTCTAACATCGAACTATAAAGCCAGCCTCCGGATGTTGCAGGCGTATTTTCCTGGTGCAACCTTTATTGCTGATGCTTCTAATGCACAATGGAAGTCGAAGAAATGGGCAGAAGAAGCGAGCAAGCTCCGTTTGACGTATTATTCTGTGCGTGAGTCAGGAGCCTGGGTGCAAAATTTGAATGAATGA
- a CDS encoding tetratricopeptide repeat protein, producing MIIETNFSNDNYSFLISMKKTVTLSGFLGMSILVLTFSCSSGKHHAELAQNDSISADTAAVNSSADEVPADTVTTKGALLSDSGPGFDVIPLETQFQAGKNTSILKRTAKDDVLSRITFRGKGSDERRKGTQLALSGDLKGAVAQYSKSVELAPENPDAYFYRARAKWGLKDIKGAEADFAKAIAIKPSEPVYYFFRGQMYLQQKRNDEALADFNSTIRLSPDFADALDYKGIALSEMGKNAEAIEAYDLAISQVPVHALAYYNKGTALANMKNYAEAEKMFTKSLEIDPEYPQSLNNRGNCRFMMKMYSEAISDYTLGIARQPKNAELLNNRAYAFQRSGKISEACEDWTKAAEMGHNVAAEMLKKYCK from the coding sequence ATGATTATTGAAACTAATTTCTCAAATGATAACTATAGCTTTCTGATTTCGATGAAAAAAACAGTGACTTTATCTGGCTTTCTTGGCATGAGTATTCTCGTGTTAACGTTCTCCTGCTCTTCAGGTAAGCATCATGCCGAATTGGCCCAAAACGATTCAATTTCTGCTGATACAGCTGCAGTTAACAGTTCAGCTGATGAAGTACCGGCTGATACAGTGACAACAAAAGGTGCTCTTTTGTCTGATTCAGGTCCGGGATTTGATGTCATTCCTCTTGAAACGCAATTTCAGGCAGGGAAAAATACCAGTATTTTAAAGAGAACGGCTAAGGATGATGTGCTAAGCCGGATTACTTTCAGAGGTAAAGGCTCAGATGAACGCCGCAAAGGAACTCAACTGGCTTTAAGCGGAGATTTGAAGGGAGCGGTTGCACAATATTCAAAGTCAGTGGAATTGGCGCCTGAAAATCCAGATGCATATTTTTATAGGGCAAGGGCAAAATGGGGACTTAAAGATATTAAAGGTGCAGAGGCTGACTTTGCCAAAGCCATCGCAATAAAGCCCAGTGAACCTGTATATTATTTTTTCAGAGGTCAGATGTATTTGCAGCAAAAAAGGAATGACGAAGCTCTTGCTGATTTCAACTCGACTATCAGATTGTCGCCTGATTTCGCTGATGCATTGGATTATAAAGGGATTGCATTGTCGGAAATGGGCAAAAATGCCGAAGCGATTGAGGCTTATGATCTGGCCATTTCGCAAGTTCCGGTCCATGCTTTGGCGTATTACAATAAAGGAACAGCCCTGGCAAATATGAAAAATTATGCTGAAGCAGAGAAGATGTTTACCAAGTCGCTTGAAATAGATCCTGAATATCCTCAATCGCTTAATAACCGTGGAAATTGCCGGTTTATGATGAAAATGTACAGTGAAGCTATTTCTGATTATACATTGGGTATAGCCAGGCAACCCAAAAATGCGGAGCTCCTCAATAACAGAGCTTATGCTTTTCAGCGAAGCGGGAAAATTTCTGAAGCTTGCGAAGATTGGACAAAAGCAGCTGAAATGGGGCACAATGTAGCCGCTGAGATGCTGAAAAAATATTGCAAGTAG